TTTAATCTCGTTGAAAGACTATACATCTATCATATCTCAATGCATTTCTTTAGACGAAGACTCCCATTTGTTTCTCCTTTCGGACGATGAATCTTTCTCAAAATATGAAGTGTGAATCAAACTCATATTTGAATTGAAATTGAGATACCGATGCAATTTCTTCCCTTCTGAATTAGATAGTCATATCTAAAAGAAGTTGACAACGGCGTCACATGAGCCTGACCAACCCAAAGGGCATGCAGCGAGTTCACTCTTTAATTTCCAGTTTAAGGGTGGTGACCGGAAAGGTGCTATCGGAGAATGAAAGATGTCAAAAAGCATCTTATGAAGCAAATGGCTTAGAAACTGATATAAAGCAAATTCTTAAGTGAGCATATCCTACTTGCCCTCTTCCCACAGTTTCAATAATTCAGTGACTGCCAAAAAAATAGGGGAAATTTCTCACATATTCCACTCAAAATCGTATATAACGGCTGTCTTACGGCCATAATACTTAAGCCCATATCTTTGTTTATTAAGCAATAACCTTTGCCAACTGTTAATTCCATTACTGTGTTTCATTAACAACCTAGCCATGCTGTTTCTAACTAGCAATGTTCCACTTATCGAGGGAATGAAAAAGATAGGCTCACGCAATATTCGgtgttaaaattcccaaatcTGGAATGACAGGCGGCCAAAGCGCACCACGGATATGACAAAGAAGCACCCCTCAATCAATCAGAATCCAAACAGTAAAAGAGGAAATCTTTCTTTCTAATACAAAAACTTTACCGCGAACTTTTTCAATCATTCGTGTAACTAAGTACTATAATACAAATAGACTCAAGAATAAACAGAAAGCATCGGGCATGCTATGTGTTGCAATGACAGACCAGAATTTTCACAAATGTTACAAAGCCATATAAAGTTTCCATTCAATCTGTAAGCAATTTACATTTTCCTCAAATTGTCTAACCTTGCTTGCAGATCACTGTCTATCCCACCGTCGTCATGTTCACTTGCCTCAGCTTGTGCAACCTTGTTTTTCGCTGCTGGAGCAGCCACCGCAGAAGAAGGAGCATTGACAAGCTGCCATTAATTCAAGGACCATAAAATTAGCAGTACAAACATATGATAGATCCAAATAAGTGTGTAACGAAAGAGTGGTAAAATACCTCATTATTCATACTAATTCCAATCTCATCAAGGACCTGGTTCACCAACtcttcagtttcttcttcttcctcatcccCTTCCAAAGCATCATCGATGGCATCTCCCATCACCTCACTCACCATTTCCATCTTTTCATTTTGCATCTCAAATTCTTGCATTATTCTCTGCAATGCCGGCAAATTCATCTGCCTGTTCATCTGTCCCATTGCCTTTGTAACACCTTTCATTGCTTCACCCATTGCTTGTGTTGATTTTAAAGTCTGATATCAATGATAATATTTGGGtattaagaaaagaaagagtTAGCAAACCATTCATTCTTCGGACAACCAAATATGTTTAAGTGAAATCGACTCTGTTAAGATCTCTTAGTCAATCATTCACACAGCATAATGATTTCCATCAACCAATTTGCCTGTAGCTAGATATTCCGAACGACAAGAGAAGATACCATATTATCAGGACATCTCAATTCCTTTGCAACACAAAAAGAACACTTTTTGCTTCCTTTCCAAAGATAGATACTCTCTTTTATTCTTCTACTTCCATGTTTTTAGCTTTTCATTCTTTCtctctttcatttctttttctttttcgctCTGAGCCGGGGGTAGGGGTGGAGCAATCAAACTTTAATGATTTCAGTGTAGATAGACAACCCAGTGGTCAGGCATGCAAAGGACTAGTTTatcaaccttttttttttttggaaagaaatgaatttatcaacttCCAGTATATAGAATTATTATGTGCAAATTTTTGTATCGATGCTCCTTCACCACAAAGGCAAAGGAGCAGATTTCATCTAGCTTCATACAAATGAACCAATGGAGACACATTTAAAATTGTCCATGAGCATGTGAAGGAAATTTATTGTTAAGGTTGCAGAATTTACTCAAGGGGAAGGGCAGGAAGAAATCAAGGATACTATTACGCAAATATTAAGTTTTGCGAACAACGTCCCACAATGACAGTGGTTATATTCTCAAGAAAGATTAATACTTTTCAAGAAGTAAAACAATAGCAATAGCTACAGCAGCAACAAAAGCTGACAAAAATGTTAATGATAATGATCATGTCCATAACTACCTGTATTCTGAGGGAGACACCTTGAAGTTGGGACTTAAGCTTGTAAAATTTTTCAACCTGATGCCTTGTCCTGATAAGATCTTTTGCCATCACCTTTACAGCACCCTAGAATCAAAAGAACTTCAAATCACAAACGGGCTTAAGCATTGTTATAAATCCTATCTCCTTGCACTATCTATAGCATAATACTATACCGACTCAAAAACAGGAGTAAATagcttagtgtctttttccaggACTCGATGCACTCGCACTAACTCTATACAGTAATTATTTGCATATGATTGTAAACTCTACTATACCAATAGATTTTCTGTTCAACTAATTGACCCACATCTAAATTAGAAACCTAAGCGCTGGGTTTTTTTCGCGGTTCGTCTCTGAGCAATGTTTGATTAACTAGAGAATAGGCCCTCTTCAGCACTTCATTAATGGTATGACTGATGTTTACTATTAGTTCAAGCAACCTACAATACCAATAACAAAATTGAAGGATAGGCTCCTCCATCATAGAATAATCCacctctaaaaataaaaaagatggaGAAGTACTCCTTACTAAGACAGTGGGGCTAAGATCCAGAGAGAAGACCTACCATCTGCCCTTGCTTTGCACTTTTCTTTATCTCTGCAATTAGCTTCTTCTCTTGTGTTTGTAGCCCCTGTCGCTCCCTTTCTATTTCTCGGATAGATTTATCAAGCATACGCTTATTTTCACGCAGGAGCTCTGTAAATGAAATAAAACATTAAAAAATCTGCAAAGATAGGAAAAGCTAACAACAATCACATTCCGTCAAGTTCCACAAGGATATCACAGAGCATTATCATGCACCAGTTTACTTAAGAAACAATAAAGGGGGAAATTAACAGCTAAAATCCATAAAACTGAGAATCAGCAAGTAAAACTGTAAAATACCAAGAAAAAGTTGTATTATTTTCTAAGAACTATAGCAAAATCAGTTTTCTATAAAAGAAACAGAGCCATGTTAAATTTAATAATAAACTAAAAAAGATAAGTGAATAGACAAATAGCACCATTACAACATGCAAAGACTTCTTAAAACTTCAAGAGAGGTATAGAAAagttaaaaatttcaaaaaagaatTAAAAGTTCTCTAAGCGATCCAAAAGAAATAATGGTAAATTTTCCAACAACAATGGATTACCCATCTCCCAGTGTATtacaatttttaaaagaaaggaaaaacgaAAAGGTCCGAGAGATAAATTCCCTGGTAACTATTCCAGCACAAACAATGTTACGAGTCAAACTCTGATCAAATTCATAAACCCCAAAATACAACTCAATTCTGATATATTGAGACTTCTACAAAACATGTAAGGTAAAATAATGATACATTCAGACATTAAAGGACTCGTAAAAAAATATCTGTAGAGGTATGATTTGGGATATGGACTCGCAACCTTGCTCTGATAAATAAGTAAGTATACCAGACATACAAACATAAAATTGACCTAGTTTATGAGATCAATTTCCTACACAAAAAGGTGACTTTTCCAAAAGAAGTGGGCACATACACAGAACAAAGCACTGAACTTATCTGAATcaagttagtttttcttttttccattttttgggTGTCAACTTATTCTAGCGTTTGTATTTGAACAAGACCAACACAAAGTTGGGGTTTTACTGGTTAAGCTTTAACAGTAGAAAATACAAATCGATTATAAGAAAATCAACCTTTTCCCTTTCTTGGCCTTTTTGCTAAGATCAAGTGTAGTATTTGTCCTTATCAGTTTAATATCCGTTGGATGTTGTGTCACGTGATATTCACTTATATTATGGGAAAAACaagctttaaatattttaatggAGCAGTAAAGAGATGCTCCAAAAAACCTGCTTGATCAGCAAAATAGAAATTTAGAATTTACATAATAATGGAGGACTAAAGATTGGATCACGATACTCTCATCCTCAAACACCATTTGAAGAATgctaaaaccaaaaaaaaataaaaaattaccgaACCTAAGGTGGCCAAAGCCAAATCTTTGCCATCAATCTAGCAAACTTCAAAATTTGAACATCCTAAATAAGTTATTCATTATCCTAAGTCCACTTATGCATCATCCGCTTTCCCTAAAACTTTTTCTATAATTTAGAATAGTGGGGTTTGGACCAGTTTGCGTGTACCTCGACTATTCCACCGGGTACTTGCTACCTTCCACCAGCACAGGTACCGGCTAATTCTAACAAACAAGGCTTAAGCAAATGGCTAATTCTAACAAAGCACGTTTGCAC
Above is a window of Nicotiana tabacum cultivar K326 chromosome 8, ASM71507v2, whole genome shotgun sequence DNA encoding:
- the LOC107831976 gene encoding vacuolar protein sorting-associated protein 2 homolog 1; translation: MSFLFGKRKTPAELLRENKRMLDKSIREIERERQGLQTQEKKLIAEIKKSAKQGQMGAVKVMAKDLIRTRHQVEKFYKLKSQLQGVSLRIQTLKSTQAMGEAMKGVTKAMGQMNRQMNLPALQRIMQEFEMQNEKMEMVSEVMGDAIDDALEGDEEEEETEELVNQVLDEIGISMNNELVNAPSSAVAAPAAKNKVAQAEASEHDDGGIDSDLQARLDNLRKM